From one Allorhizobium ampelinum S4 genomic stretch:
- the cyoC gene encoding cytochrome o ubiquinol oxidase subunit III: MDPRTLKTAKPEFYLTEEHHPESSTNLGFWLYLMSDCLIFAMLFATYAVLGRNYAAGPAPADLFDLKLVAINTAMLLFSSITYGFAMLSMEKNNKAATLIWLGVTGVFGAIFLALELYEFVHLIHEGAGPNRSAFLSAFFTLVGTHGLHVTFGIIWLVTLMAQVGKHGLIEANRRRLMCLSMFWHFLDVIWIGVFSYVYLLGVIG; the protein is encoded by the coding sequence ATGGATCCCAGAACTTTAAAAACCGCAAAGCCGGAATTCTACCTCACCGAAGAGCATCATCCGGAAAGCAGCACGAACCTTGGGTTCTGGCTCTATCTGATGAGCGACTGCCTGATCTTCGCAATGCTGTTCGCCACCTATGCCGTACTCGGCCGCAATTATGCGGCTGGCCCGGCTCCGGCCGACCTGTTCGACCTGAAACTGGTCGCGATCAACACGGCAATGCTGCTGTTTTCCTCGATCACCTATGGCTTTGCCATGCTGTCGATGGAGAAGAACAACAAGGCCGCTACGCTGATCTGGCTGGGCGTAACCGGTGTATTTGGCGCGATCTTCCTGGCGCTCGAGCTGTATGAGTTCGTTCACCTGATCCATGAAGGAGCAGGGCCAAATCGCAGCGCCTTCCTGTCAGCCTTCTTTACGCTGGTCGGCACCCACGGTTTGCACGTTACCTTCGGCATCATCTGGCTGGTGACGCTGATGGCCCAGGTCGGCAAGCACGGACTGATCGAAGCAAACCGCCGTCGCCTGATGTGCCTCTCGATGTTCTGGCACTTCCTCGACGTTATCTGGATTGGCGTATTCTCCTACGTCTACCTACTGGGAGTGATCGGATGA
- the cyoD gene encoding cytochrome o ubiquinol oxidase subunit IV, giving the protein MNDNSHAHSHGHGHEHHHGGHEASHGSMKTYMIGFILSVTLTSIPFYLVMSGSLTNKALLAGIVMGLGAIQVVVHMIYFLHMNTKSEGGWNMMALIFTIIVVVIALSGSLWVMHHLNTNMMPMSPEMMRNVP; this is encoded by the coding sequence ATGAACGACAATTCGCACGCACATTCGCATGGCCACGGCCATGAGCATCATCATGGCGGCCACGAGGCCAGCCACGGCTCGATGAAGACCTATATGATCGGCTTTATTTTGTCGGTCACCCTGACGTCGATACCGTTCTATCTGGTGATGAGCGGCAGCCTGACCAACAAGGCCTTGCTGGCTGGCATCGTTATGGGCCTTGGTGCCATCCAGGTCGTGGTTCACATGATCTACTTCCTGCATATGAATACCAAGTCGGAAGGCGGCTGGAACATGATGGCGTTGATCTTCACCATCATCGTTGTCGTTATCGCACTCTCCGGCTCTCTCTGGGTCATGCATCACTTGAACACCAATATGATGCCGATGAGCCCCGAAATGATGCGTAACGTTCCGTAA
- a CDS encoding anti-sigma factor family protein has product MTHHPDPILDFDLQAYIDDQLNVQRRIEVEAYLSRHPDAAARMMADLRVRDELRLGLAHDRMALDLGAARPATRDAARRLEQALMHAGRMTVLRRAAAIAIFIGVGWVAHSVINPFAATQVIASVPTPAFVREALQAHETTLLRESLHPQQIAQDQVGQGQSGAPMFDRKEIRSATGIVMPDLPSNWTIADSQIFPSAYGPSVEIAVKPKRGSEVTLFAARTGSFAVQNVTLAQTDGAKAAYWQIGEVAYALVSKDRSGDELTDVAGQLARTLY; this is encoded by the coding sequence ATGACACACCATCCTGATCCGATTTTGGATTTTGATCTACAGGCCTATATCGACGATCAACTGAACGTTCAGCGGCGGATTGAGGTCGAGGCCTATCTTTCCAGGCATCCCGATGCGGCGGCGCGGATGATGGCCGACCTGCGTGTGCGGGACGAGTTGCGCCTGGGGCTGGCCCATGACCGAATGGCGCTTGATTTGGGCGCGGCGCGGCCCGCGACCCGGGATGCGGCTCGCCGGCTGGAGCAGGCTTTGATGCATGCAGGCCGTATGACAGTGCTACGCCGCGCAGCTGCCATAGCAATTTTCATCGGCGTAGGTTGGGTCGCACATTCCGTGATCAATCCATTCGCGGCGACGCAGGTCATAGCCTCCGTTCCGACGCCAGCCTTTGTGCGGGAAGCACTGCAAGCCCATGAAACGACCTTGCTGCGCGAAAGTCTTCATCCTCAGCAGATCGCCCAAGATCAAGTCGGTCAGGGCCAATCCGGGGCGCCGATGTTTGACCGCAAGGAAATTCGCTCTGCCACTGGCATCGTCATGCCGGATCTGCCCAGCAATTGGACGATTGCCGATAGCCAGATTTTCCCTTCGGCTTACGGACCGAGTGTTGAAATCGCCGTCAAGCCGAAGCGGGGCTCGGAGGTGACGTTGTTTGCCGCCCGCACCGGCTCCTTCGCTGTCCAGAATGTCACGCTCGCTCAGACGGATGGTGCAAAGGCTGCTTATTGGCAGATCGGCGAGGTCGCTTACGCGCTGGTGTCGAAGGACCGCTCGGGCGACGAATTGACAGATGTGGCGGGCCAGCTTGCCAGGACGCTTTACTGA
- a CDS encoding glycoside hydrolase family 19 protein, with protein sequence MDRAKFFAAVRTSLFGGALTQNQVSGITAILDAWQASTMTDLRWLAYMLATAFHETAQTMQPVRETRAATDEQAIAILDRSWGKGVMPWVKSAYWRIGADGKSWLGRGYVQLTHKVNYIKLGGAIGVDLAANPALAMREDVALKVLFVGMGEGLFTGVKLADYFQGAKADWVNARRIINGTESASVVAGYGQKFHAALKAAT encoded by the coding sequence ATGGATCGCGCGAAATTCTTCGCGGCGGTGCGCACGTCGCTGTTTGGCGGTGCGCTGACGCAAAATCAGGTGAGTGGCATCACGGCCATTCTCGATGCCTGGCAGGCCAGCACAATGACCGATCTGCGCTGGCTGGCCTATATGCTGGCGACGGCATTCCATGAGACTGCGCAAACCATGCAGCCGGTGCGTGAGACGCGTGCGGCGACGGACGAACAGGCTATCGCCATTCTGGATCGATCCTGGGGAAAGGGTGTGATGCCCTGGGTAAAGTCGGCCTATTGGCGAATCGGGGCCGATGGCAAGAGCTGGTTGGGGCGTGGCTATGTCCAGCTTACCCACAAGGTCAATTATATCAAGCTGGGCGGTGCCATTGGCGTGGATCTGGCGGCCAATCCAGCCCTGGCGATGCGCGAAGATGTGGCGCTTAAGGTGCTGTTTGTTGGCATGGGCGAAGGTTTGTTTACCGGCGTCAAGCTGGCGGATTACTTCCAGGGCGCCAAGGCCGATTGGGTGAACGCCCGCCGCATTATCAACGGTACGGAAAGTGCCAGTGTTGTTGCTGGTTATGGCCAGAAATTCCATGCGGCGCTTAAGGCGGCCACGTGA
- a CDS encoding SURF1 family protein, whose amino-acid sequence MSDQQAIRRFPMKKVALSSFLLLATALFIALGIWQIERLGWKQALIARVDARVHAEPVDAPSPSQWPAVNRDADEYRHIKASGIYEHDKETLVYAATELGAGYWVMTPLKTERDGTLLINRGFVPIDRKDPSRRAQGQIPANVTVSGLLRISEPNGTLLRSNDANADRWYSRDVSAIAAKRNLTQVAPFFMDADKSDVPGGYPVGGLTQIRFPNSHLQYAITWFAMAAMSLAFLWFLLKRKSAAEDTHDM is encoded by the coding sequence ATGTCAGACCAGCAGGCCATCAGGCGTTTTCCCATGAAGAAGGTTGCACTATCCAGCTTTCTCCTGCTGGCAACGGCCTTATTCATCGCACTCGGCATCTGGCAAATCGAACGCCTGGGTTGGAAACAGGCATTGATCGCTCGCGTCGATGCGCGTGTTCATGCCGAGCCAGTGGATGCACCATCCCCATCTCAATGGCCTGCCGTCAATCGCGACGCCGATGAATACCGCCATATCAAGGCCTCTGGCATTTACGAGCACGACAAGGAAACCCTGGTCTACGCCGCCACGGAATTGGGCGCCGGCTATTGGGTCATGACCCCTCTCAAGACCGAAAGAGATGGAACCCTGTTAATCAACAGGGGCTTTGTGCCGATTGATCGCAAAGACCCGTCACGCCGCGCGCAAGGCCAGATCCCTGCAAACGTGACAGTAAGCGGCCTTTTGCGCATCAGTGAACCGAATGGAACCTTGCTTCGCTCCAACGATGCGAATGCCGATCGCTGGTATTCACGCGACGTTTCTGCCATTGCCGCCAAACGCAATCTGACGCAAGTAGCGCCCTTCTTTATGGATGCCGACAAGAGCGATGTGCCGGGCGGCTACCCGGTCGGCGGTTTAACCCAGATCCGTTTTCCCAACAGCCATCTCCAATATGCAATAACCTGGTTTGCCATGGCCGCCATGAGCCTGGCATTTCTGTGGTTCCTGCTGAAACGCAAGAGCGCCGCAGAAGACACCCACGACATGTGA
- a CDS encoding pseudoazurin, which produces MHIALKRLAALTIIGAISTASAFAADYEIHMLNKGADGTAMVFEPAALKIAPGDTVTFIPTDKSHSAEAITGLVPEGAEVFKGKINETVKVTFTQPGAYGIKCAPHVGMGMVAVVVVGDVPPANAAAFAASTLPKKAKDKLLAELDTLH; this is translated from the coding sequence ATGCATATCGCCTTGAAGCGCCTCGCCGCCCTGACCATCATCGGCGCGATCTCAACGGCATCCGCCTTCGCCGCCGATTACGAAATCCATATGCTGAACAAGGGCGCCGATGGCACAGCCATGGTATTCGAGCCCGCCGCGCTGAAAATCGCTCCTGGCGACACCGTAACCTTCATTCCAACCGACAAGTCCCACAGTGCCGAAGCCATTACCGGCCTGGTGCCTGAGGGTGCGGAGGTCTTCAAAGGCAAGATCAATGAAACTGTGAAGGTGACATTCACGCAACCCGGTGCGTACGGCATCAAATGCGCACCGCATGTTGGCATGGGCATGGTGGCTGTTGTGGTAGTCGGCGACGTTCCGCCCGCCAACGCTGCCGCCTTTGCAGCCTCGACCTTGCCCAAAAAAGCCAAGGACAAATTGCTGGCTGAACTGGATACCCTGCACTGA
- a CDS encoding NnrU family protein produces MANLVLALIFFVLTHSVPAIPSIKGRLVSRLGRTTYMVLYSILSLAGVLWIFYAFMEADDVALWMDRAWQAWLTLVLVPIGLYLVVCGLISPNPYSVTFRSGRKPGAIVSITRHPVLWGFFLWAFGHIFPNGEMRGVILFGGFSLFSLVGMAILDRRNRRTNDVAGPELGAATSVLPFAAILSGRARLRLDRDMAIALVLTTAGTFALLFAFHEVLFGVDPLLLALYGV; encoded by the coding sequence GTGGCTAACCTGGTCCTTGCTTTGATTTTCTTTGTGTTGACGCATTCCGTCCCGGCAATACCCAGCATCAAAGGTCGGCTTGTCTCCCGTCTGGGCCGGACGACCTATATGGTTCTTTATTCCATCCTTTCGCTGGCAGGCGTGCTGTGGATTTTCTACGCCTTCATGGAAGCCGATGATGTGGCACTTTGGATGGACAGGGCCTGGCAGGCATGGTTGACGCTGGTGCTCGTACCGATCGGTCTTTATCTGGTGGTGTGCGGATTGATCAGTCCCAACCCATATTCGGTGACCTTCAGATCAGGGCGAAAGCCTGGAGCCATCGTTTCGATAACCCGTCATCCGGTTTTGTGGGGTTTTTTTCTCTGGGCTTTCGGTCATATTTTTCCAAATGGTGAAATGCGTGGCGTTATTCTATTCGGCGGATTTTCGCTTTTCTCGCTGGTGGGAATGGCGATACTGGACCGCCGAAACCGGAGAACTAATGACGTAGCCGGCCCTGAATTGGGTGCCGCAACGTCAGTTTTGCCTTTCGCCGCCATTCTGTCTGGCCGTGCCAGATTGCGTTTGGACCGCGACATGGCGATCGCGCTTGTCCTGACCACAGCCGGCACCTTCGCTTTGCTGTTTGCCTTCCATGAAGTCTTGTTCGGTGTCGATCCCTTGCTGCTCGCGCTTTACGGGGTTTAA
- a CDS encoding DUF6527 family protein, translating into MAAISKKLRSIEGGRLGFMCPGCDGLHQVAVGSGPGPRWSWNGDKDKPTFAPSILITWKEPSDVPAEFDDETKDVSMVCHSFVVDGKIQFLGDCTHALAGQTVEIPDLERRGSA; encoded by the coding sequence ATGGCCGCTATCAGCAAAAAACTCAGATCTATTGAGGGCGGTCGCCTCGGCTTCATGTGCCCTGGCTGCGATGGATTGCACCAGGTGGCCGTTGGCAGTGGGCCGGGTCCACGTTGGTCATGGAATGGCGACAAGGATAAGCCGACATTCGCTCCATCCATTCTCATAACATGGAAAGAGCCGAGCGACGTACCGGCGGAATTTGATGACGAAACCAAGGATGTTTCCATGGTTTGTCACTCGTTTGTTGTTGACGGGAAAATTCAGTTTCTCGGAGACTGCACCCATGCGTTGGCGGGGCAGACGGTCGAAATTCCAGATTTGGAACGGCGGGGTTCTGCGTGA
- a CDS encoding Bax inhibitor-1/YccA family protein, with translation MEPVNKHYPFGAQAQAGALFDQGLRQHMLRVYNYMGLGLVITGLVAFIVGSTPALYVPIFQSPLKWVVMLAPLAFVFFFSFRIQTMSASAAQMAFWAFCAVMGLSMASVFLVFTGTSIARTFFIAATMFGSMSLYGYTTKRDLSKFGSFLMMGLIGVVIASIVNIFLGSSALQFAISVIGILVFVGLTAWDTQNIKEQYAENIDQESRQKLAVFGALSLYLNFVNIFQLLLNFTGERE, from the coding sequence ATGGAACCTGTGAATAAACATTATCCCTTCGGCGCGCAGGCGCAGGCGGGGGCCTTGTTCGACCAGGGCCTGCGTCAGCATATGCTACGCGTCTACAACTATATGGGCCTTGGCCTGGTTATCACCGGCCTTGTGGCGTTTATCGTCGGTTCGACGCCAGCGCTTTACGTGCCGATTTTCCAATCGCCGCTGAAATGGGTGGTGATGCTGGCGCCGCTCGCCTTCGTATTTTTCTTCTCCTTCCGCATCCAGACCATGTCGGCCAGTGCCGCGCAGATGGCGTTCTGGGCGTTTTGTGCGGTCATGGGCCTGTCGATGGCGTCGGTCTTCCTGGTCTTTACCGGCACCAGCATCGCCCGGACATTCTTCATCGCCGCAACCATGTTCGGCTCCATGAGCCTCTACGGCTATACCACGAAGCGTGACCTGTCGAAATTCGGCTCCTTCCTGATGATGGGCCTGATCGGCGTGGTCATCGCCTCCATCGTCAACATTTTCTTAGGCTCCAGCGCGCTGCAATTTGCGATCTCGGTGATCGGTATCCTGGTTTTCGTCGGCCTGACGGCTTGGGACACCCAGAATATCAAGGAGCAATATGCCGAAAATATCGATCAGGAATCGCGCCAGAAACTGGCGGTATTCGGCGCGCTGTCGCTTTACCTGAATTTCGTCAACATCTTCCAGCTTCTGCTGAATTTCACCGGTGAACGTGAATAG
- a CDS encoding sigma-70 family RNA polymerase sigma factor → MNSKSGPFDVIGQLAALRRYALSLVRNADDAEDLVNDALVRAYEHQNSFRRGGNIRHWLFSILHNTHVDSLRRRRSAARRDAQAADLVDPVVGAEQEHVVRLAQVRRAFLDLPEEQRQVLHLVAIEELSYQEAAEVLDIPMGTLMSRLSRARARLRDLEMTDAGRRALPPPIEKPAHRGQGGSKPAGLRIVGGSDDTPS, encoded by the coding sequence ATGAACAGCAAATCCGGCCCCTTTGACGTGATTGGACAATTGGCAGCGCTGAGGCGTTATGCCCTGTCGCTTGTGCGCAATGCCGATGATGCCGAGGATCTCGTCAACGACGCGCTGGTCAGGGCCTATGAGCACCAGAACAGTTTCCGGCGTGGCGGCAATATTCGTCACTGGTTGTTTTCGATCCTGCATAATACCCACGTGGATAGCTTGCGACGCAGGCGATCTGCGGCAAGACGTGATGCGCAGGCAGCCGATCTTGTCGATCCGGTTGTCGGTGCAGAGCAGGAGCATGTGGTGCGGCTTGCCCAGGTGCGCCGCGCATTTCTGGACTTGCCGGAAGAGCAGCGGCAAGTCCTGCATCTGGTGGCGATCGAAGAGCTTTCTTATCAGGAGGCTGCGGAGGTTCTGGATATTCCCATGGGCACGCTGATGTCACGGCTGTCGCGGGCTCGGGCGCGGCTGCGCGATCTTGAAATGACCGATGCTGGGCGCCGGGCACTACCGCCACCGATTGAGAAACCAGCCCATAGAGGGCAGGGCGGCTCAAAACCGGCTGGCCTTCGCATCGTTGGAGGTTCCGATGACACACCATCCTGA
- the cyoB gene encoding cytochrome o ubiquinol oxidase subunit I has translation MFSNPDLMKFIFGRLTLDAIPYHEPILVLTFLAVAIGGIAVLGAVTYFRLWGYLWNEWFTSVDHKKIGVMYVILALIMLLRGFADALMMRGQQAMAFNGNEGFLPPHHYDQVFTAHGVIMIFFMAMPFVTGLMNLVVPLQIGARDVSFPFLNNFSFWMTVAGAVIVMISLFVGEFARTGWLAYPPLSGGDYSPGVGVDYYIWGLQVAGVGTTLSGINLIATIVKMRAPGMTMMKMPIFTWTSLCTNVLIVASFPILTATLALLTLDRYVGTNFFTNDLGGNPMMYVNLIWIWGHPEVYILVLPAFGIFSEVVSTFSGKRLFGYTSMVYATVCITVLSYLVWLHHFFTMGSGASVNSFFGITTMIISIPTGAKIFNWLFTMYRGRIRFEVPMLWTMGFMVTFVIGGMTGVLLAVPPADFVLHNSLFLIAHFHNVIIGGVVFGLMAGVTFWFPKAFGYKLDPFWGKMSFWFWLVGFYFAFMPLYVLGLMGVTRRMSQFDDPSLQIWFIIAAFGACLIALGIASFVIQLVVSYFKRHELADLTGDPWNGRTLEWSISSPPPAYNFAFTPVVHDTDAWDDMKKRGYSRPLLGFKPIHMPKNTGTGVILAGLSVAMAFGLIWYMWWLAIVSFVAIVAVSISHTFNYNRDFYISAEEVVNTEATRTALLARKG, from the coding sequence ATGTTCTCAAACCCTGACCTTATGAAGTTCATCTTCGGCCGGTTGACCCTAGATGCGATCCCGTATCACGAACCCATTCTCGTGCTGACCTTTCTGGCTGTCGCGATCGGTGGCATTGCCGTGCTCGGCGCCGTTACCTATTTCCGCCTCTGGGGCTATCTCTGGAATGAATGGTTCACCAGCGTCGACCACAAGAAGATCGGCGTGATGTATGTCATTCTGGCGCTGATCATGCTGTTGCGTGGCTTTGCCGATGCCTTGATGATGCGTGGCCAGCAGGCCATGGCCTTCAATGGCAATGAAGGCTTCCTGCCGCCGCATCACTATGACCAGGTCTTCACCGCGCATGGCGTGATCATGATCTTCTTCATGGCCATGCCGTTTGTAACCGGGTTGATGAACCTCGTCGTTCCCTTGCAAATCGGCGCGCGCGACGTATCCTTCCCGTTCCTCAACAACTTCTCCTTCTGGATGACGGTTGCTGGCGCGGTGATCGTAATGATTTCGCTGTTCGTCGGTGAGTTCGCCCGTACCGGCTGGCTTGCATATCCACCACTTTCGGGTGGCGATTACAGCCCCGGCGTCGGCGTTGACTATTACATTTGGGGACTTCAGGTGGCCGGTGTCGGAACGACATTATCAGGCATCAACCTGATCGCCACCATCGTTAAAATGCGCGCTCCGGGCATGACGATGATGAAAATGCCAATCTTCACCTGGACCTCGCTCTGCACCAACGTGCTGATCGTTGCGAGCTTCCCGATCCTGACCGCGACTTTGGCCCTGCTGACGCTTGACCGTTATGTGGGCACCAATTTCTTCACCAACGATCTCGGCGGCAACCCGATGATGTATGTGAACCTGATCTGGATCTGGGGTCACCCGGAAGTCTATATCCTGGTTCTGCCCGCCTTCGGCATTTTCTCGGAAGTGGTTTCGACCTTCTCCGGCAAGCGCCTGTTCGGCTACACATCGATGGTTTATGCCACAGTCTGTATTACGGTCCTGTCCTATCTGGTGTGGCTGCATCACTTCTTCACCATGGGTTCAGGCGCCAGCGTTAATTCGTTCTTCGGCATCACCACAATGATCATCTCGATCCCGACGGGCGCGAAGATCTTCAACTGGCTGTTCACGATGTATCGTGGCCGCATCCGGTTCGAAGTGCCGATGCTGTGGACCATGGGCTTCATGGTGACCTTCGTCATCGGCGGCATGACAGGCGTTCTTCTCGCCGTACCCCCAGCCGACTTCGTCCTGCACAACTCGCTGTTCCTGATCGCCCACTTCCATAACGTCATCATCGGCGGCGTGGTATTCGGACTGATGGCCGGTGTCACCTTCTGGTTCCCGAAAGCGTTCGGCTACAAGCTCGATCCGTTCTGGGGCAAGATGTCCTTCTGGTTCTGGCTGGTCGGCTTCTACTTCGCCTTCATGCCGCTTTATGTACTCGGCCTGATGGGTGTCACCCGCCGCATGAGCCAGTTCGACGATCCGTCGCTGCAAATCTGGTTCATCATCGCCGCATTTGGCGCCTGCCTGATTGCCCTTGGTATCGCTTCCTTCGTCATCCAGCTTGTGGTCAGCTATTTCAAGCGTCACGAACTGGCCGACCTGACAGGCGACCCTTGGAATGGCCGGACTCTGGAATGGTCTATTTCTTCGCCACCTCCAGCCTATAACTTCGCCTTCACGCCTGTTGTCCATGACACCGATGCCTGGGATGACATGAAGAAGCGTGGCTATAGCCGTCCTCTGCTGGGCTTCAAGCCGATCCACATGCCGAAGAATACCGGCACGGGTGTTATCCTTGCGGGCCTCAGCGTTGCCATGGCATTCGGCCTGATCTGGTACATGTGGTGGTTGGCCATCGTGTCTTTCGTGGCGATCGTCGCAGTGTCGATCTCCCACACGTTCAACTACAACCGCGACTTCTATATCTCCGCCGAAGAGGTGGTGAATACCGAGGCAACGCGGACCGCGCTTCTGGCAAGGAAGGGGTGA
- the cyoA gene encoding ubiquinol oxidase subunit II, whose translation MKKFPILSSLLLLPMLLLSGCNMVVMSPAGDIAAQQRDLVVFATVLMLIIIVPVILLTFFFAWKYRSSNTSAVYLPDWNHSTKIEILIWSAPVAIILVLGTVTWISTHKLDPYRPLERIDAERTIPADVKPLTVEVVALDWKWMFIYPDLGIATVNELAAPVDVPINFKITAQSVMNSFYIPALAGQIYAMPGMQTKLHGVINKEGVYDGFSANYSGAGFSNMRFKFHGLSDQGFADWVAQVKAKGTALNRDAYIKLEKPSEKDPVRYFASADKDLFNAIINMCVDPAKMCMSNMMHIDMMGGAGKESAENREKLQYDNRGVDLSVTPGHGADANAPQDHSQATPATDSMPVASTTDAGNHAMHHSMADHSMPGMDMPDTDNGATAPAQPKN comes from the coding sequence ATGAAAAAATTCCCGATCCTATCCTCCCTCCTGCTTTTGCCCATGCTGCTGCTTTCGGGCTGTAACATGGTGGTGATGTCCCCCGCTGGCGACATTGCAGCGCAGCAACGCGACCTGGTGGTCTTCGCCACCGTGTTGATGCTGATCATTATCGTCCCTGTGATCCTGCTGACATTTTTCTTTGCGTGGAAATATCGCTCTTCCAACACATCGGCGGTCTACCTGCCGGATTGGAACCACTCCACAAAGATCGAAATCCTGATCTGGTCGGCGCCGGTCGCCATCATTCTGGTTCTGGGAACGGTAACCTGGATCTCCACGCATAAGCTCGATCCTTACCGCCCGCTGGAGCGGATTGATGCAGAACGGACCATTCCCGCCGACGTGAAGCCGCTGACGGTTGAAGTCGTCGCTCTCGACTGGAAGTGGATGTTCATCTATCCAGATCTCGGGATTGCAACGGTCAACGAACTGGCAGCACCGGTTGATGTTCCGATCAATTTCAAAATTACCGCTCAGTCGGTGATGAACTCCTTCTATATCCCAGCGCTTGCTGGTCAGATCTACGCTATGCCCGGCATGCAGACCAAGCTGCACGGCGTGATCAACAAGGAAGGCGTTTATGACGGCTTCTCGGCCAACTATTCCGGTGCCGGTTTTTCCAACATGCGCTTCAAGTTCCACGGCCTGAGCGATCAGGGCTTTGCGGACTGGGTAGCGCAGGTCAAGGCGAAGGGTACCGCACTCAACCGCGACGCCTATATCAAGCTTGAAAAGCCTAGCGAAAAAGATCCGGTGCGCTACTTTGCATCTGCCGACAAGGACCTTTTCAACGCCATCATCAATATGTGTGTCGATCCTGCCAAGATGTGCATGAGCAACATGATGCATATCGACATGATGGGCGGAGCTGGCAAGGAAAGCGCCGAGAACCGCGAGAAACTGCAATACGACAATCGTGGTGTCGATCTGAGCGTCACTCCAGGCCATGGAGCCGACGCGAATGCGCCACAGGATCATTCGCAGGCCACTCCTGCTACCGACAGCATGCCCGTCGCCTCTACAACCGACGCAGGCAACCACGCGATGCATCACTCCATGGCCGATCATTCCATGCCTGGAATGGACATGCCTGACACAGATAACGGCGCGACCGCACCAGCTCAGCCCAAAAACTGA